The Chloroflexota bacterium genomic sequence GATCATATCCTGGAACTTTTCCGGAGCGATGAAATGGTAATCAATATGATTGCGCTCTCCGGCGCGTCGCAAACGTGTGGTTACGGTTGTAATGTACTCCAGGGGATATTTGAACTCCTTCATTCGGTTGAGCAGAGCATCTTTCCCAACTCCTGAAGGTCCAGAGAGAATGATAAGCAGCGGTTTCTTGGGTAAACTGAGCGGAGGGCTTCGTCTACGGCTCATCTCTTTCGTCGCTTTGCTCCAGTTTCATTCCAGAACTGGAACGAATTGCCTGAAGCCTGCCGGCAATTGTTTCTGGAGCAAGCGCGGCCTGAATAACATGACCGCTATCAATAAAAATAACGACCTTGGTTCTTCGGCCATTGGTCATATCAATAAGCTGGCCCCGGGTTTTCGCCTCCTGCACCGTCCGCTTGGTCGGTGCTGAGTTCGGTGCTGCCATAGCAATTACCCGGCTCATCACCAGTATGTTACCGAATCCGATATGAACTAATTCCATATTCACCGGTGTCCCCCTCAGTTAATAATTATTAATAAAGCTATCATTTAACCCGATATTTCACGTATCGCTTCGTAGCAGCACCGTAAATGGCTGACATTTAGGGAAAGTACACCTCATAAGCTATCACTTGTCGTCGTGCTTGTCAAGGGATTATAAATACTTCTTTCGCTCTACTTATTACAAATTTATTAAAAATCCAATCGAACCATTACTTTGGTAAGGGGCAACCCTTTTGCGGTGGTTTCGTGAGTGTATTGCAAGGCAAGTCCGCTTTCGGATTGCATTTCTCGTCTTCTTATGCTATTATTACTTCTGGTATTCAACAATACATGACCGTTTGCGTAGAAATGAGCCTCCTGGTGGTTCGAGCGGGGTGGCACCACCCGTTCCCATCCCGAACACGGAAGTGAAACGCCCCAGCGCAGACGATACTGAGGGGGCAACCCCTTGTGGAAAATATGCCATTGCCAGGAGGCTTCTTGACCATCGCTCGTCAGTGATTTACACTATAAATTAAATGATGACGGACAGTATAGCTAAGGAGAGAAATGTCCAGCAGGTTTGAAAAATTCTCCGAGCGAGCGCGGCATGTGCTGACCATCGCCCAGGAAGAAGCTCGCCAGATGAACCACAGTTACATCGGCACCGAGCACGTTCTTCTTGGCCTGGCTCGAGAAGAGGCAGGAGTCGCCGCCAAAGTACTGACCAACCTGGGCGTCAGCCTGAACAAAATACGGTCGGCGGTGGAATTTATCAGCAGCCGCGGTGAAAGACCGAGCACCGGAGAGACCGGCCTCACTCCCCGTGCCAAGCGTGTCATTGAACTGGCCATAGATGAGGCACGGCAGCTCAGCCATAACTACATCGGTACGGAACACCTCCTCCTGGGTTTGCTGCGTGAGGGAGAGGGCGTTGCCTCCGGTGTGCTTGACAGTCTTGGGGTTACCCTGGAGAGGGCGCGTGCTGAAACCGCGCAGGTTCTCAGCCAGGGAGTGCCTCGTTCCAAGGCCGGTCGCGGGGCGAGCCGAACGCCGGCTTTAGACCAGCTCGGCGTTGACCTGACGGCTGCCGCTCGCGCCGGTAAACTTGACCCGGTCATCGGACGGATAAAGGAGATCGAGCGGGTTATCCAGATTCTCAGCCGCCGCACCAAGAACAATCCTGCGCTTATCGGTGAGCCGGGCGTTGGCAAGACAGCCATTGTGGAAGGCCTGGCGCATCGCATCGTTGCCGGCGATGTCCCTGAAACTTTGGAGGGCCGTCGACTCGTGGCCCTTGATATGGGGTCGCTCGTAGCCGGTACCAAGTACCGCGGCGAATTCGAGGAGCGGGTCAAGAAAGTTATCGAGGAGATAAAAACCGCCGGTAACTGCGTGCTCTTCATCGACGAATTTCATACTATGGTGGGTGCTGGCGCCGCTGAGGGAGCGGTTGACGCTGCCAATATCCTCAAACCCTCGCTGGCACGCGGTGAATTGCGGTGCATTGGGGCCACCACTCTGGATGATTACCGAAAATACGTGGAGCGTGATGCCGCCCTGGAACGCCGATTCCAGCCGGTTCTGGTTGAAGAGCCCTCGGTTGAAGAGACGCTTGATATTCTGCGCGGCATTAAGGAGCGTTACGAAGAGCACCATCATTTAGCCATCAGTGAGGAAGCGCTGCAATCTGCGGCCACACTTGCCTCCAGGTACATTCCTGACCGCTTCCTGCCCGATAAGGCCATCGACCTGGTTGACGAGGCGTCGTCCCGGGTAAGAATCAAGTACCACACCATGCCCATCTCACTCCGGGAGGCCAAACAGCAGGCCGAGATAAAGCGTAAGGATAAGGATACCGCGCTGGCGGCCCAGGAGTATGACCATGCCGCTGAACTCAGGGAGCAGGAACTGCAACTTGAGGAGAATATTCGCAAGCTCAATGAGGAGTGGGAGGCAGAAAAAGGAGAGGACACGCCGTTGGTCACGGCGGAAAACATCGCTGAAGTGGTCGGTATGTGGACGGGCATACCGGTGGTACAGCTGGCCGGTGATGAAACGAACCGTCTGTTAAATATGGAAGAGGTGATACACCGTCGCATTATCGGTCAGGATGAAGCCATTAACATCATTGCTAAATCCATCAGGCGGGCCCGGGCCGGGCTGAAGGACCCGCGCCGACCGATAGGGAATTTCATCTTCCTCGGTCCGACCGGCGTGGGCAAGACGGAGCTGGTCCGTGCTCTGGCCGAATTTATGTTTGGCAACGAGGACACTCTTATTCGTCTGGATATGTCCGAGTTCATGGAGAAGTTCGCCGTTTCCCGACTGGTCGGTGCGCCTCCCGGCTACGTTGGCTACGAAGAGGGCGGGCAGCTGACCGAGGCGGTAAGGCGCAAGTCATACTGCTGCATCCTTCTCGATGAGATTGAAAAGGCGCATCCGGATGTGTTCAATCTGCTGCTCCAGATTTTTGATGATGGTCACCTGACCGATGCTAAAGGTCGCCGGGTTGATTTTCGCAACAGCATCATAGTCATGACCAGCAACGTTGGCGCCGAGATGATACGAAAAGGCACGGTGCTTGGCTTCACCGCGGGCACGAACGAGGCCAAGACGCGTGAGCAGGCCTATGAAAAAATGAAGGAAAACCTGCTCAATGAGATGAAGAAGACCTTCCGTCCCGAATTTCTCAACCGGGTTGACGGGGTGGTGGTTTTCCACTCCCTGACCAAGGAGCAGATACGCCAGATTGTCGACCTGATGCTGGTCTCGGTAACTCAGCAGCTGCAGGAGAAAGGCATCACTCTGGAAGTTACTGAGGTGGCCAAGGACTTCCTCGGTGAAAAAGGTTATGATGAGGTCTACGGTGCCCGACCGCTGCGGCGTGCCATTCAGGATATGGTTGAAGATAAATTGTCTGAAGACTTGCTCCGCGGTAAATTCCAGTCAGGAGATACCGTAGTCGTTGACCTGGAAGGGGACCAGATTGTGGTTCGTCCCACCACCGCGGTAGGAGCCTTAATGGGTGAGGAAAATTAATGTGTAAAAACCATACACCAGATTTTACTTTTGATAAGGGCGGTGGACGCAAAACGAGGTAGACCAGCCGCCCTTTTTAGTTTGCCAATTAAGAAAGGAACTCAAAATGGCACAGGAAAACGTACAGGTTCCCATCACCGGTAAAATCATCAGCGTGAATGTTAAAGCGGGAGATGCGGTACAAGAGGGCGATATCATCTGCATACTGGAATCAATGAAGATGGAAAATCCGATTCTGGCCCCAACGGGTGGCACCATTGCCCAGATTGGAGTGGTCGCTGACCAGACAGTGAAACCAGGCGACACCATCGCCGTTATTGAGTACGAGTAGGGTTAAATGGTTCTCAATTCATTGTTCTTTGCTTTTATTGCCTATGGCATTATGATGGTCATCGCGCTTTTCGTTGCGGCCATCATCAAGACCATTGCGCTCGTTGTCCAGAGAGGAGCAAAACATGCCGCTGCCGGTACCGATAAACAGGAAGGTTAAAAGCGGCCAATACCGATGCTGATTCTGCAGTTATTCCAGGGCGTTTACACCTTTTTCCTGAATGAACCGGCGATTGCCGGTGGCAGGCTGCTCCTGATTGCCCTCGGTTTCCTTTTTCTCTACCTTTCCTACAAGAGAATCCTGGAACCCCTTATCATGCTTCCCATGGGGATAGGGATGATAGCGGTGAACGGCGGCCTTATGATGTTCGAGGCTGGCCAAATGGGCAATCTGTTCATCAATCCTCTGGCCGGCAATGTGGAAGAGCTCATGTATTACCTGCAGATAGATTTCCTGCAGCCGATTTACACCTTTACCTTTAGCAACGGTCTGATTGCCTGTCTTGTCTTTATGGGTATAGGTGCCATAACGGATATTGATATACTGCTGGCCAAGCCGTATATGAGCCTTTTTCTCGCCGTCTGTGCTGAACTCGGCACGATATTGACCCTCCCCATCGCCATGGCCATGGGCCTTCCACCAAATGAGGCGGCTTCCATTGCCCTAGTTGGCGGTGCTGACGGCCCGATGGTTCTCTACGGCTCAATCATGCTGGCCCGAGACCTCTTTGTTCCGATTACGGTGGTGGCCTATGTTTACCTCGGCGTCTGCTACGCCGGCTATCCCTTACTGGTAAAAATTATCCCGAGAAGACTGAGGGCCGTGGAGATGGACTGGCGCACCATACCTCAGGTTGCTCCCGGAGCCAAGTTCGCCTTTGCCGTGATTACCTGCGGCTTCCTCTGCGTCCTCTTCCCGGTGGCAGCCCCACTCTTCGCCTCCTTTTTCGTCGGCCTGGCCGTCAAGGAGGCCGGCGTTTTGAGATTCATTGAATTCCTCTCCGGCCCGCTTCTGTACGGCGCCACCTTCTTCCTCGGCTTCACGCTGGGCGCCCTCCTCGGAGTCGACATCATCCTGAATCCCAAGGTACTGATTCTGCTTGTCCTCGGCGTCATCGCCCTCACGCTCTCCGGCCTGGGCGGCATCGCCGGAGGCCTGATATACAGCAAAATATCCAAAGAGCCGTTCAATCCACTGATCGGCATCGCCGCTGTTTCCTGCGTGCCGACAACGGCCAAGGTAGCTCAGAAATGCGCCGCCGCGGTCAACAAAAAAGCCATGATTCTGCCCTTTGCCATGGGGCCATGCGTGGCCGGCGTGATTACTACAGCTATCCTCACCGGCGTTTACATCAGCGGGTTCGTTGGCGAAACGCCCATTTTCTACAGCATTTTCGGCTCCTAGCACGCAGCTATCACCCCTTGCTTAATTATCGAAAATCGAGTAAATTCATTCTGTGAGCAAGTCGGATAGGCGCACCGTTTTCGTCTGCCAGCAGTGCGGCAAGGAAAGCCTGAAGTGGCTGGGACGCTGTCCCGATTGCAAGGAATGGAACAGCTTCACTGAGGTAACCGTTGCCGTCACTTCAAGAGCGCCACGCTCTCTTTCGCAAACCAGCCCTCCGCAGCAACTGTCTCAGGTCTCTACCGAGTCCGCCAATCGTTTCCCTCTGCCTATCTCTGAGTTCAATCGGGTGCTTGGCGGCGGACTGGTTCCCGGTACACTGGTGCTCATCAGTGGCGAGCCCGGCATCGGCAAATCAACGCTTCTCCTGCAGGCTTCGGCGGCCATGGCGGAGGGTAAGGGGACAGTAGCCTATGTCTCCGGCGAGGAGACACAGCGCCAGATAAAACTGAGAGCGGAAAGATTGAATATTACGGGCGATGGGCTCTACCTTCTGGCCGAGACGGACCTGGGGGTAATCCTGGAACAGATTGACCAGCTTTCTCCGGGTCTGGTCGTTATCGATTCCATACAGACCATTTACCTGCCAGAGCTCGGGAATACACCGGGCAGCGTTACTCAAGTTCGCGAGTGCACTCTGCGGCTCATGCACTGGGCCAAGCTCAACTCGGTCCCGGTATTCATCGCCGGGCACGTCACCAAAGACGGCACCATCGCCGGGCCGCGCATCCTGGAGCATATCGTGGACGTGGTGCTCTATTTTGAAGGCGACCCCTTCAGCGCGTACCGCCTGCTGCGCAGTGTGAAAAACCGCTTCGGCTCCACCAACGAAGTCGGCGTCTTTGAAATGAAAGAGCAGGGGCTGGTTGAGGTGGAGAACCCTTCCCTGGCTTTTATCTCCCAGCGCCCTGTGGAGGCGATAGGCTCGGTCGTCGTCTCTACCATCGAAGGCAGCCGACCGCTGCTGGTTGAGATTCAGGCGCTGACCACCTATACCAGCTTCGGTTATCCCCGGCGTACTGCCAACGGCGTTGATTTCAACCGCCTGCTGCTGGTTACGGCGGTGCTTACGCAGCGCCTTGGCCTGCGCCTCGGCAATCAGGATATTATGGTGAACGTTACCGGCGGCCTCAAAATCAGTGAGCCGGCGTCTGACCTGGGCATCGCGCTGGCCATCGCCTCCAGTTTCCGCGATAGCATTGTTGACCCT encodes the following:
- the gmk gene encoding guanylate kinase (Essential for recycling GMP and indirectly, cGMP), with the protein product MSRRRSPPLSLPKKPLLIILSGPSGVGKDALLNRMKEFKYPLEYITTVTTRLRRAGERNHIDYHFIAPEKFQDMI
- a CDS encoding DUF370 domain-containing protein, coding for MNMELVHIGFGNILVMSRVIAMAAPNSAPTKRTVQEAKTRGQLIDMTNGRRTKVVIFIDSGHVIQAALAPETIAGRLQAIRSSSGMKLEQSDERDEP
- a CDS encoding ATP-dependent Clp protease ATP-binding subunit encodes the protein MSSRFEKFSERARHVLTIAQEEARQMNHSYIGTEHVLLGLAREEAGVAAKVLTNLGVSLNKIRSAVEFISSRGERPSTGETGLTPRAKRVIELAIDEARQLSHNYIGTEHLLLGLLREGEGVASGVLDSLGVTLERARAETAQVLSQGVPRSKAGRGASRTPALDQLGVDLTAAARAGKLDPVIGRIKEIERVIQILSRRTKNNPALIGEPGVGKTAIVEGLAHRIVAGDVPETLEGRRLVALDMGSLVAGTKYRGEFEERVKKVIEEIKTAGNCVLFIDEFHTMVGAGAAEGAVDAANILKPSLARGELRCIGATTLDDYRKYVERDAALERRFQPVLVEEPSVEETLDILRGIKERYEEHHHLAISEEALQSAATLASRYIPDRFLPDKAIDLVDEASSRVRIKYHTMPISLREAKQQAEIKRKDKDTALAAQEYDHAAELREQELQLEENIRKLNEEWEAEKGEDTPLVTAENIAEVVGMWTGIPVVQLAGDETNRLLNMEEVIHRRIIGQDEAINIIAKSIRRARAGLKDPRRPIGNFIFLGPTGVGKTELVRALAEFMFGNEDTLIRLDMSEFMEKFAVSRLVGAPPGYVGYEEGGQLTEAVRRKSYCCILLDEIEKAHPDVFNLLLQIFDDGHLTDAKGRRVDFRNSIIVMTSNVGAEMIRKGTVLGFTAGTNEAKTREQAYEKMKENLLNEMKKTFRPEFLNRVDGVVVFHSLTKEQIRQIVDLMLVSVTQQLQEKGITLEVTEVAKDFLGEKGYDEVYGARPLRRAIQDMVEDKLSEDLLRGKFQSGDTVVVDLEGDQIVVRPTTAVGALMGEEN
- a CDS encoding biotin/lipoyl-binding protein — protein: MAQENVQVPITGKIISVNVKAGDAVQEGDIICILESMKMENPILAPTGGTIAQIGVVADQTVKPGDTIAVIEYE
- a CDS encoding sodium ion-translocating decarboxylase subunit beta, producing MLILQLFQGVYTFFLNEPAIAGGRLLLIALGFLFLYLSYKRILEPLIMLPMGIGMIAVNGGLMMFEAGQMGNLFINPLAGNVEELMYYLQIDFLQPIYTFTFSNGLIACLVFMGIGAITDIDILLAKPYMSLFLAVCAELGTILTLPIAMAMGLPPNEAASIALVGGADGPMVLYGSIMLARDLFVPITVVAYVYLGVCYAGYPLLVKIIPRRLRAVEMDWRTIPQVAPGAKFAFAVITCGFLCVLFPVAAPLFASFFVGLAVKEAGVLRFIEFLSGPLLYGATFFLGFTLGALLGVDIILNPKVLILLVLGVIALTLSGLGGIAGGLIYSKISKEPFNPLIGIAAVSCVPTTAKVAQKCAAAVNKKAMILPFAMGPCVAGVITTAILTGVYISGFVGETPIFYSIFGS
- the radA gene encoding DNA repair protein RadA is translated as MSKSDRRTVFVCQQCGKESLKWLGRCPDCKEWNSFTEVTVAVTSRAPRSLSQTSPPQQLSQVSTESANRFPLPISEFNRVLGGGLVPGTLVLISGEPGIGKSTLLLQASAAMAEGKGTVAYVSGEETQRQIKLRAERLNITGDGLYLLAETDLGVILEQIDQLSPGLVVIDSIQTIYLPELGNTPGSVTQVRECTLRLMHWAKLNSVPVFIAGHVTKDGTIAGPRILEHIVDVVLYFEGDPFSAYRLLRSVKNRFGSTNEVGVFEMKEQGLVEVENPSLAFISQRPVEAIGSVVVSTIEGSRPLLVEIQALTTYTSFGYPRRTANGVDFNRLLLVTAVLTQRLGLRLGNQDIMVNVTGGLKISEPASDLGIALAIASSFRDSIVDPGMVAIGEVGLSGELRSASQLDRRVAEAARLGFRRCLVPKVGSGVSRPPKDIELIPAGTVREAISAALSKPKKK